From the Peromyscus leucopus breed LL Stock chromosome 8b, UCI_PerLeu_2.1, whole genome shotgun sequence genome, one window contains:
- the Rtn4rl1 gene encoding reticulon-4 receptor-like 1 gives MLRKGCCVELLLLLLAGELPLGGGCPRDCVCYPAPMTVSCQAHNFAAIPEGIPEDSERIFLQNNRITFLQQGHFSPAMVTLWIYSNNITFIAPNTFEGFVHLEELDLGDNRQLRTLAPETFQGLVKLHALYLYKCGLSALPAGIFGGLHSLQYLYLQDNHIEYLQDDIFVDLVNLSHLFLHGNKLWSLGQGIFRGLVNLDRLLLHENQLRWVHHKAFHDLHRLTTLFLFNNSLTELQGDCLAPLAALEFLRLNGNAWDCGCRARSLWEWLRRFRGSSSAVPCATPELRQGQDLKLLRAEDFRNCTGPASPHQIKSHTLTTSDRAARKEHHPSHGTSKDKGYPHGHLPGSRSGYKKPGKNCTSHRNRNQVSKMSTGKQLPELQDYAPDYQHKFSFDIMPTARPKRKGKCARRTPIRAPSGVQQASSGASLGASLLAWILGLAVTLR, from the coding sequence gGTGCTGTGTggagttgctgctgctgctgctggctggggaGCTACCCCTGGGTGGTGGCTGTCCTCGAGACTGTGTGTGCTACCCCGCGCCCATGACTGTCAGCTGCCAGGCACACAACTTTGCTGCCATCCCGGAGGGCATCCCAGAGGACAGCGAGCGCATCTTCCTGCAGAACAACCGCATCACTTTCCTCCAGCAGGGCCACTTCAGCCCCGCCATGGTCACCCTCTGGATCTATTCCAACAACATCACCTTCATCGCTCCCAACACCTTCGAGGGCTTTGTGCATCTGGAGGAGCTAGACCTTGGAGACAACCGGCAGCTGCGGACGCTGGCACCCGAGACCTTCCAGGGCCTGGTGAAGCTCCATGCCCTCTACCTCTATAAGTGTGGACTGAGTGCCCTGCCCGCAGGCATCTTTGGGGGCCTGCACAGCCTGCAGTACCTCTACCTGCAAGACAACCACATTGAGTACCTCCAAGACGACATCTTTGTGGACCTGGTCAACCTCAGCCACTTGTTTCTCCACGGCAACAAGCTCTGGAGCCTAGGTCAGGGCATTTTCCGGGGCCTGGTGAATCTAGACCGGTTGTTGCTGCATGAGAACCAGCTCCGGTGGGTCCACCATAAGGCTTTCCATGACCTCCACAGGCTGACCACCCTCTTCCTCTTCAACAACAGCCTCACTGAGCTGCAGGGTGACTGTCTGGCCCCCTTGGCGGCCTTGGAGTTCCTTCGCCTCAATGGTAACGCCTGGGACTGTGGCTGCCGGGCGCGTTCCCTGTGGGAATGGCTGCGGAGGTTCCGAGGCTCCAGCTCCGCTGTCCCCTGTGCCACCCCTGAGCTGCGGCAAGGCCAGGATCTGAAGCTGCTGAGGGCTGAGGACTTCCGGAACTGCACCGGACCAGCATCTCCACACCAGATCAAGTCACACACGCTTACCACCTCTGACAGGGCTGCCCGCAAGGAGCACCATCCATCCCACGGCACCTCCAAGGACAAAGGCTACCCACATGGCCATCTGCCTGGCTCCAGGTCAGGTTACAAGAAGCCAGGCAAGAACTGCACCAGCCACAGGAACCGAAACCAGGTCTCCAAGATGAGCACTGGGAAACAGCTTCCTGAACTGCAGGACTACGCCCCTGACTACCAGCACAAGTTCAGCTTTGATATCATGCCTACCGCACGACCCAAGAGGAAGGGCAAGTGTGCCCGCAGGACCCCCATCCGTGCCCCCAGTGGGGTGCAGCAGGCTTCCTCGGGCGCTTCCCTGGGGGCCTCACTCCTGGCCTGGATCCTGGGGTTGGCAGTCACTCTCCGCTGA